Proteins encoded in a region of the Gammaproteobacteria bacterium genome:
- a CDS encoding relaxase/mobilization nuclease domain-containing protein, with protein sequence RLMAATAKAAPDLKRLAGVARTGRKLAKPVLHYSLSWAQDETPSKGDMSRAVDESLEALGLEGHEALIIAHGDTEHPHVHVIANRVDPETGKAATLDNSKLRLSRWAEGYEREQGQIRCERRVENNERRRAGREVVRNPSDRPRHWARVRREGMQPERARRARKPRREDQVDMEAWRHGEAGAWETVADGREYSLRHLETRARKEWAELQRRQEEMRQRLDRESRTVLGRLRIWRLDRSLRELAGAIRGRQDLVEGWREDLDRYHRDERAELGKAHGERAREIERGWGKFYRNRLVEAERRAWSVRATMREREREQARERERGRTITRIVVPRPPRPRGPERGGGGFER encoded by the coding sequence CGGCTGATGGCCGCGACCGCGAAGGCGGCCCCCGACCTCAAGCGGCTGGCGGGCGTTGCACGGACGGGGCGCAAGCTGGCGAAGCCGGTCCTGCACTACTCGCTCAGCTGGGCACAGGACGAGACGCCCAGCAAGGGGGACATGAGCCGGGCGGTGGACGAGAGTCTGGAGGCGCTGGGCCTGGAGGGCCACGAGGCGCTGATCATCGCCCATGGGGACACCGAGCATCCCCATGTCCACGTGATCGCCAACAGGGTCGATCCGGAGACCGGGAAGGCGGCGACGCTGGACAACAGCAAGCTCCGGCTGTCGCGCTGGGCCGAGGGCTACGAGCGGGAACAGGGCCAAATCCGGTGCGAGCGGCGGGTCGAGAACAACGAGCGGCGGCGGGCGGGCCGGGAGGTGGTTCGCAACCCGTCGGACCGGCCGCGCCACTGGGCGCGCGTCCGGAGAGAGGGGATGCAGCCCGAGCGGGCGCGGCGGGCGAGGAAGCCGCGCCGCGAGGATCAAGTCGACATGGAGGCATGGCGGCATGGCGAGGCGGGGGCCTGGGAGACGGTCGCGGACGGGCGCGAGTACAGCCTCCGGCACCTTGAGACCCGGGCGCGGAAGGAATGGGCCGAACTGCAAAGGCGGCAGGAGGAGATGCGGCAGAGGCTCGACCGGGAGAGCCGCACCGTGCTCGGGCGGCTCCGGATCTGGCGGCTCGATCGTTCGCTCAGGGAACTGGCCGGGGCGATCCGAGGCCGGCAGGATCTGGTCGAGGGCTGGCGCGAGGATCTCGACCGGTATCACAGGGACGAGCGGGCCGAGTTGGGCAAGGCGCACGGCGAGCGAGCCCGGGAGATCGAGCGCGGTTGGGGCAAGTTCTATCGAAACAGGCTGGTGGAGGCGGAGCGGCGCGCATGGTCGGTGCGCGCCACCATGAGGGAGCGGGAGCGCGAACAGGCACGGGAGCGGGAGCGCGGCCGGACCATCACCCGCATTGTTGTGCCACGACCGCCCCGGCCCCGAGGCCCCGAGCGCGGCGGGGGAGGGTTCGAGCGATGA